In one window of Bacteroidota bacterium DNA:
- a CDS encoding PKD domain-containing protein, giving the protein MRKYILLIIFAFFSAFATSIAQTHTDTYFIDWKTQNQNMWGPNGQVFTMDTSINLYDVDQSGITTQGYIANIFGGDFGAELTIDYWLKHGCNFVIEGFSTGSVDVDYPTKIDMTYPDDQTFNPGQTVTIQSDYTVQPGWELNSDFPHTGSVSFDMYFGFNIDVDATVCVWSCTTFDVFEVGVPLDTTHLFQISDSSGVADVFYPWYDPGIGFYMVHDTILPIVFNNLGGIGLSGTIGIPYVATDDWLDPNTKCLMAKGDSAHMAFDLDILQFLSAFDSSWAAVIGMLNGTIDLGMGISVDYSLLTAHLLATGYMVQDFSFCPTLWAHMTFPIPVDYSITDPANGNAVVGSGNSDSIIFKVDNNLNYVYPCLGPPDMNLGLKFAMDNDFHNHTWDSIAFTFTLTAFTFVIHLPSFPVMPELCIPEECLEVPVPCPEKTNEPQWCTQLICMPEVCSPEVVVNQTDQDIIIGPLIDLTIPLGYVPITWFEQTWELAGFTPDQSGQGWYDTIVPGATMIPNPPLSTDIHGPNVICYGDTVATITVTVDNGTAPFTYVWSTGDSVTSSARADSIVVSVGSYSVTVYDVNGCNSVEVHTIYFINPQIFVTLSGTDINCAGDSTGSIISYASGGSPGYTYLWTPYGGTADTATGLCAGIYTLLVTDSVGCTKTATQTLIELHPLPPVNISSDITSGCQPLNVYFKELSGNQGQTYFWDFGDGATDSIKYPMHLYTSAGSFTVSCTVVSVYGCDSTQTIPAMIIVHPKPVAAFDPNPSISKSTLDPSWTIFFLDQSQGPSSWTWDFGDGSTSDLESPSHSYSKEGVYVVLLTVETSFGCIDTASRTVQVIDDILTYPNIFTPNGDGSNDNFVIKNVEKYPENTLVIFNRWGAKVFEQYHYRNTWNAEGIADGVYYFIFDSGISEKTIEGTVTIMR; this is encoded by the coding sequence ATGAGAAAATATATACTCCTGATTATATTCGCCTTCTTTTCTGCTTTTGCCACTTCAATTGCACAAACGCATACGGATACGTATTTCATAGACTGGAAAACTCAAAACCAGAATATGTGGGGACCCAATGGTCAGGTCTTTACCATGGATACAAGCATCAATTTGTATGATGTTGACCAGAGTGGAATCACTACACAGGGCTACATCGCGAATATTTTCGGAGGCGATTTTGGTGCTGAACTCACCATTGATTACTGGCTGAAGCATGGCTGTAATTTCGTGATAGAAGGTTTTTCGACAGGTTCCGTTGATGTAGACTATCCGACTAAAATAGACATGACCTATCCCGATGACCAAACCTTTAATCCGGGACAAACAGTAACGATACAATCAGACTATACCGTGCAGCCGGGATGGGAGCTGAACTCCGACTTTCCGCATACAGGCTCTGTTTCATTTGATATGTACTTCGGATTCAATATTGATGTGGATGCAACCGTTTGCGTTTGGAGTTGTACAACATTTGATGTTTTTGAAGTTGGCGTTCCGCTAGACACAACCCATCTTTTTCAGATATCTGATTCCAGCGGAGTAGCCGATGTTTTTTATCCCTGGTACGATCCCGGCATTGGCTTTTACATGGTTCACGACACTATTTTACCCATCGTCTTTAATAACCTTGGCGGGATAGGATTAAGCGGGACCATCGGTATTCCCTACGTGGCAACCGACGACTGGCTTGACCCGAATACCAAATGCCTGATGGCTAAAGGCGACAGTGCACACATGGCTTTTGACCTTGACATATTGCAATTCCTTTCTGCGTTCGACAGCAGCTGGGCAGCCGTTATCGGTATGCTAAACGGAACGATCGACCTTGGCATGGGAATATCGGTTGACTACAGCCTGCTTACGGCACACCTTCTGGCAACAGGTTACATGGTGCAGGATTTCTCTTTCTGCCCAACCTTATGGGCACACATGACCTTTCCTATTCCGGTTGATTACAGCATTACCGATCCCGCAAACGGCAATGCCGTAGTGGGCTCGGGCAACAGCGACAGCATCATCTTTAAGGTGGACAACAATCTGAATTATGTGTATCCATGCTTAGGTCCGCCCGACATGAATCTCGGGCTGAAGTTCGCTATGGACAATGATTTCCATAATCATACCTGGGACAGTATTGCTTTCACATTTACACTCACGGCTTTTACTTTTGTAATACACTTGCCCAGCTTCCCAGTAATGCCGGAGCTTTGCATCCCTGAGGAATGTCTGGAAGTGCCTGTTCCCTGCCCCGAAAAAACCAATGAGCCTCAATGGTGTACACAACTGATATGCATGCCCGAAGTATGCAGCCCGGAAGTAGTCGTCAATCAAACAGATCAGGATATCATTATCGGTCCGCTTATTGACCTGACGATACCCTTAGGTTACGTTCCTATTACCTGGTTTGAACAAACATGGGAACTTGCAGGTTTCACTCCCGACCAGAGCGGGCAGGGCTGGTATGATACCATTGTACCCGGCGCTACGATGATTCCCAATCCGCCATTATCAACAGACATTCATGGACCCAATGTGATTTGTTATGGAGATACGGTGGCAACGATAACGGTTACCGTTGACAACGGTACTGCCCCATTTACGTATGTCTGGTCAACCGGAGATTCTGTAACATCAAGCGCAAGAGCCGACAGTATTGTCGTGAGTGTTGGCAGTTACTCCGTTACGGTTTATGATGTAAATGGATGCAATTCAGTTGAGGTTCACACAATCTATTTCATCAACCCTCAAATATTTGTTACGCTGTCCGGAACCGATATCAACTGCGCCGGCGACAGCACAGGTTCTATCATTTCATATGCATCGGGCGGAAGCCCCGGTTATACTTATCTCTGGACACCTTACGGTGGAACGGCAGATACCGCGACGGGACTTTGTGCCGGCATTTATACATTGCTGGTGACTGATTCTGTTGGCTGCACTAAAACAGCTACGCAAACGCTTATCGAACTGCATCCGCTGCCTCCGGTAAATATAAGTTCAGATATAACTTCCGGATGTCAGCCACTGAACGTGTATTTTAAGGAATTGAGCGGCAATCAGGGTCAAACCTATTTCTGGGATTTTGGAGATGGCGCCACCGATTCCATCAAGTATCCAATGCATCTATACACAAGCGCAGGCTCTTTTACGGTAAGTTGTACAGTAGTGTCTGTTTATGGCTGTGACAGTACTCAAACCATTCCTGCCATGATTATTGTACATCCTAAGCCTGTGGCCGCTTTCGACCCAAATCCTTCGATTTCGAAAAGCACGCTCGACCCAAGCTGGACAATATTCTTCCTTGACCAGTCGCAAGGGCCATCAAGCTGGACCTGGGATTTTGGTGATGGCAGCACTTCCGATCTGGAAAGTCCATCACACAGTTATTCCAAAGAAGGAGTATATGTAGTATTGCTGACTGTAGAAACAAGTTTTGGGTGCATTGACACGGCATCAAGGACTGTTCAGGTAATTGATGATATTCTTACTTATCCCAACATTTTCACACCCAACGGCGATGGTTCGAACGATAATTTCGTGATTAAAAATGTTGAAAAATATCCCGAAAACACTTTAGTGATATTCAACCGTTGGGGCGCAAAAGTTTTTGAACAGTACCATTATCGCAATACGTGGAATGCCGAAGGAATTGCTGACGGAGTATATTATTTTATATTCGACTCAGGCATTAGCGAAAAAACAATTGAGGGAACAGTGACCATTATGCGATAA